In Engraulis encrasicolus isolate BLACKSEA-1 chromosome 24, IST_EnEncr_1.0, whole genome shotgun sequence, a single genomic region encodes these proteins:
- the nfkb2 gene encoding nuclear factor NF-kappa-B p100 subunit isoform X2, with amino-acid sequence MTSNIWTSHLELQSKIRADAGVANGMAGGVRMDDSQYPIKMLDNEFFMENSYIDNAFMPHLDIKSEPYVIETVDGPYLQIIEEPKKRGFRFRYECEGPSHGGLPGASSERNRRTYPTVKVCNYVGNARVEVQLVTHTDPPRVHAHSLVGRQCNENGTCVVDVGPNDLQAMFSNLGILHVTKRGVLDVLFKRLKEERRRQRETAFHSSDTDEQAILNEAKELARSMDLNIVRLKFTAYLQDSTGAYTRALKPVISNPIYDSKSPNASNLKISRMDKTCGSVLGGDEIFLLCDKVQKDDIDVRFYEEDDAAPGVGPWEAFADFSPTDVHKQYAIVFKTPPYYRTDIEKAVTVFIQLKRKKGGDCSEPKQFTYVPYVADKEEVERKRQKPIPHPHFDWMGPSERGPGGFGGSGGGHGGGGSYRFGHHMDGSGSGFYGGGGGGGGGGCSGYSGGGGGGGGGVMHMAASSAPQAGGVQQQQQKGGVSNTSQSPSASPSLVQKQLLQIVAALQNKATHTAKRTAKALLDYCSTGDVRPLLAVQRQLCGVQDENGDTPLHLAIIHQQPAVVQQLLHAIMTIPQHNIINRLNHLGQSPLHLAVITRQLKVMEVLLRLGADPSVPDRDGRTVLHLAAHAGDEATLRLLLTLLGDRHAHLVNTADFSGLYPLHMAVRRGGERCLRLLVENGAKINAQEQKSGHTALHLAVKDNLFKVACSLITELKADVNVCTFGGNSPLHLAASQGSPPLCSMLIAAGANKDLENDEPLFFSSSSSDEDEEEKHVRPADRGQEEREEEVDIGGQVQAVSSTLERVQINPRKRPAGGHRPFDLAKCQKVRNLLESSHSSKPSPPLWRTTKRPKQSSEEIGGSPHIDGELLERLSGLLSQSRVPWRDLAEKLGMLTLAHLYQESPSPCHNLLENYQLAGGPVEGLVDALQALGLNEGVRLLRQSQLTEDKQSTVDTTVDSGFGSQGMEEEDGELPAMATS; translated from the exons ATGACCAGCAACATCTGGACTTCACACTTGGAG TTGCAGAGTAAAATAAGAGCAGATGCAGGGGTTGCAAACGGAATGGCTGGAGGAGTGAG AATGGATGACTCGCAATACCCCATAAAGATGCTGGACAATGAG TTTTTTATGGAAAACAGCTACATTGACAATGCATTCATGCCACACTTGGACATCAAGAGTGAACCGTACGTCATTGAAACTG TTGATGGTCCCTATTTACAAATAATAGAAGAACCAAAAAAG CGGGGCTTTCGTTTCCGATATGAGTGTGAGGGCCCATCACACGGGGGGTTACCAGGAGCATCCAGCGAAAGGAACAGAAGAACATACCCTactgtcaag GTGTGTAACTACGTTGGCAACGCTCGAGTAGAAGTGCAGTTGGTGACCCATACGGACCCCCCTCGCGTGCACGCTCACAGCCTGGTGGGGCGTCAGTGCAACGAGAACGGCACCTGCGTAGTGGACGTGGGGCCCAATGACCTCCAGGCCAT GTTTAGTAATTTGGGTATTCTGCATGTGACCAAGCGAGGCGTATTGGACGTGCTGTTTAAGAggctgaaagaggagaggagacggcagAGGGAGACTGCATTTCACTCAAGTG acacggATGAGCAGGCTATATTAAATGAAGCCAAGGAGCTGGCCAGGTCTATGGATCTCAACATTGTGCGCCTCAAGTTCACAGCGTACCTCCAGGACAGCACGGGGGCCTACACCAGGGCCCTAAAACCCGTCATCTCCAACCCCATTTACGACAGCA AATCACCCAATGCTTCAAACCTGAAGATTTCGCGCATGGACAAGACCTGTGGTTCAGTGCTTGGAGGAGATGAGATCTTTCTCCTTTGTGATAAAGTGCAAAAAG ATGACATAGATGTCCGGTTTTACGAGGAGGACGATGCTGCGCCTGGAGTTGGGCCTTGGGAGGCCTTTGCAGATTTCTCCCCCACAGATGTACACAAGCAG TATGCCATAGTGTTCAAGACTCCGCCATACTACAGAACGGATATAGAGAAAGCCGTCACAGTGTTCATACAGCTCAAGAGGAAGAAAGGGGGGGACTGCAGCGAACCCAAACAGTTCACCTACGTGCCTTATGTCGCAG ATAAAGAGGAAGTCGAACGGAAACGTCAAAAGCCCATACCGCACCCGCACTTTGACTGGATGGGGCCGTCCGAGAGGGGCCCTGGGGGATTCGGGGGCTCAGGAGGAGGccatggaggtggaggaa GCTATCGATTCGGCCACCACATGGACGGCTCAGGCTCAGGCttctatggtggtggtggtggtggtggtggtgggggctgcaGTGGCTACagtggaggtggcggtggaggaggaggaggggttatGCACATGGCGGCCTCCTCCGCTCCCCAGGCAGGGGgcgtccagcagcagcagcagaagggaGGAGTTAGCAACACGTCACAGTCACCCAGCGCGTCACCATCTCTGGTGCAGAAGCAGCTCCTGCAGATTG ttgcAGCGCTCCAGAACAAAGCAACGCACACGGCCAAGCGTACGGCCAAAGCACTGCTGGACTACTGCAGCACTGGAGATGTGCGCCCCCTCCTGGCCGTGCAGAGGCAGCTGTGCGGGGTGCAGGACGAGAACGGAGACAC GCCGCTGCATCTAGCCATCATCCACCAGCAGCCTGCCGTGGTGCAGCAGCTGCTTCACGCCATCATGACCATCCCCCAGCACAACATCATCAACAGGCTCAACCACCTGggacag TCCCCTCTGCATTTGGCGGTGATAACGCGTCAGCTGAAGGTGATGGAGGTGTTGCTGCGTTTGGGTGCGGACCCCTCTGTGCCGGACCGCGACGGCCGCACCGTGCTGCACCTGGCCGCCCACGCGGGCGATGAGGCCACGCTCCGCCTACTGCTCACGCTCCTGGGCGACAGACACGCCCACCTCGTCAACACCGCCGACTTCTCAG gcctgtaccCTCTGCACATGgcggtgaggagagggggagagcgctGTTTGCGCCTCTTAGTGGAGAATGGGGCGAAGATCAACGCTCAGGAGCAGAAGAGTGGACACACCGCCCTGCACCTCGCCGTCAAGGACAACCTCTTCAAAGTGGCCTGTTCACTCATTACTGAG TTGAAGGCAGATGTGAATGTGTGCACGTTTGGCGGAAACAGCCCTCTTCACCTGGCAGCTAGCCAAGGCTCGCCTCCTCTCTGTTCCATGCTCATAGCCGCAG GTGCTAACAAGGACCTGGAGAACGACGAGCCTCTCTTCTTCAGCTCGTCTTCGTCAgacgaagatgaggaggagaaacatGTGCGGCCGGCAGACAGGGgtcaggaggagagggaagaggaagtggaCATCGGAGGACAGGTGCAGGCCGTTTCCTCCACTCTGGAGCGCGTGCAGATCAACCCACGCAAGAGGCCAGCAGGTGGACACCGGCCGTTCGACCTGGCCAAGTGCCAGAAG gtAAGGAACCTTCTGGAGAGTAGCCACAGCTCCAAGCCTAGTCCTCCTCTCTGGCGCACGACGAAGAGGCCAAAGCAGAGCTCGGAAGAAATCG GGGGCAGTCCTCACATAGACGGCGAGCTGTTGGAGCGTCTGTCTGGCCTCCTCAGCCAGAGCCGGGTGCCCTGGAGAGACCTGGCGGAGAAGCTGGGCATGCTCACTCTGGCCCACCTCTACCAGGAGAGCCCCTCGCCCTGCCACAACCTTCTGGAGAACTACCAG ctgGCAGGGGGTCCGGTTGAAGGCTTGGTGGATGCTCTTCAGGCCTTGGGTCTGAACGAAGGGGTCAGATTGCTGAGACAGTCACAGCTGACAGAAGACAAACAGAGCACCG tgGACACGACGGTGGACAGCGGCTTTGGCAGCCAGGgcatggaggaagaggatggagagcTGCCTGCCATGGCAACCTCCTAA
- the nfkb2 gene encoding nuclear factor NF-kappa-B p100 subunit isoform X1 — protein sequence MTSNIWTSHLELQSKIRADAGVANGMAGGVRMDDSQYPIKMLDNEFFMENSYIDNAFMPHLDIKSEPYVIETVDGPYLQIIEEPKKRGFRFRYECEGPSHGGLPGASSERNRRTYPTVKVCNYVGNARVEVQLVTHTDPPRVHAHSLVGRQCNENGTCVVDVGPNDLQAMFSNLGILHVTKRGVLDVLFKRLKEERRRQRETAFHSSDTDEQAILNEAKELARSMDLNIVRLKFTAYLQDSTGAYTRALKPVISNPIYDSKSPNASNLKISRMDKTCGSVLGGDEIFLLCDKVQKDDIDVRFYEEDDAAPGVGPWEAFADFSPTDVHKQYAIVFKTPPYYRTDIEKAVTVFIQLKRKKGGDCSEPKQFTYVPYVADKEEVERKRQKPIPHPHFDWMGPSERGPGGFGGSGGGHGGGGSYRFGHHMDGSGSGFYGGGGGGGGGGCSGYSGGGGGGGGGVMHMAASSAPQAGGVQQQQQKGGVSNTSQSPSASPSLVQKQLLQIVAALQNKATHTAKRTAKALLDYCSTGDVRPLLAVQRQLCGVQDENGDTPLHLAIIHQQPAVVQQLLHAIMTIPQHNIINRLNHLGQSPLHLAVITRQLKVMEVLLRLGADPSVPDRDGRTVLHLAAHAGDEATLRLLLTLLGDRHAHLVNTADFSGLYPLHMAVRRGGERCLRLLVENGAKINAQEQKSGHTALHLAVKDNLFKVACSLITELKADVNVCTFGGNSPLHLAASQGSPPLCSMLIAAGANKDLENDEPLFFSSSSSDEDEEEKHVRPADRGQEEREEEVDIGGQVQAVSSTLERVQINPRKRPAGGHRPFDLAKCQKVRNLLESSHSSKPSPPLWRTTKRPKQSSEEIAGGSPHIDGELLERLSGLLSQSRVPWRDLAEKLGMLTLAHLYQESPSPCHNLLENYQLAGGPVEGLVDALQALGLNEGVRLLRQSQLTEDKQSTVDTTVDSGFGSQGMEEEDGELPAMATS from the exons ATGACCAGCAACATCTGGACTTCACACTTGGAG TTGCAGAGTAAAATAAGAGCAGATGCAGGGGTTGCAAACGGAATGGCTGGAGGAGTGAG AATGGATGACTCGCAATACCCCATAAAGATGCTGGACAATGAG TTTTTTATGGAAAACAGCTACATTGACAATGCATTCATGCCACACTTGGACATCAAGAGTGAACCGTACGTCATTGAAACTG TTGATGGTCCCTATTTACAAATAATAGAAGAACCAAAAAAG CGGGGCTTTCGTTTCCGATATGAGTGTGAGGGCCCATCACACGGGGGGTTACCAGGAGCATCCAGCGAAAGGAACAGAAGAACATACCCTactgtcaag GTGTGTAACTACGTTGGCAACGCTCGAGTAGAAGTGCAGTTGGTGACCCATACGGACCCCCCTCGCGTGCACGCTCACAGCCTGGTGGGGCGTCAGTGCAACGAGAACGGCACCTGCGTAGTGGACGTGGGGCCCAATGACCTCCAGGCCAT GTTTAGTAATTTGGGTATTCTGCATGTGACCAAGCGAGGCGTATTGGACGTGCTGTTTAAGAggctgaaagaggagaggagacggcagAGGGAGACTGCATTTCACTCAAGTG acacggATGAGCAGGCTATATTAAATGAAGCCAAGGAGCTGGCCAGGTCTATGGATCTCAACATTGTGCGCCTCAAGTTCACAGCGTACCTCCAGGACAGCACGGGGGCCTACACCAGGGCCCTAAAACCCGTCATCTCCAACCCCATTTACGACAGCA AATCACCCAATGCTTCAAACCTGAAGATTTCGCGCATGGACAAGACCTGTGGTTCAGTGCTTGGAGGAGATGAGATCTTTCTCCTTTGTGATAAAGTGCAAAAAG ATGACATAGATGTCCGGTTTTACGAGGAGGACGATGCTGCGCCTGGAGTTGGGCCTTGGGAGGCCTTTGCAGATTTCTCCCCCACAGATGTACACAAGCAG TATGCCATAGTGTTCAAGACTCCGCCATACTACAGAACGGATATAGAGAAAGCCGTCACAGTGTTCATACAGCTCAAGAGGAAGAAAGGGGGGGACTGCAGCGAACCCAAACAGTTCACCTACGTGCCTTATGTCGCAG ATAAAGAGGAAGTCGAACGGAAACGTCAAAAGCCCATACCGCACCCGCACTTTGACTGGATGGGGCCGTCCGAGAGGGGCCCTGGGGGATTCGGGGGCTCAGGAGGAGGccatggaggtggaggaa GCTATCGATTCGGCCACCACATGGACGGCTCAGGCTCAGGCttctatggtggtggtggtggtggtggtggtgggggctgcaGTGGCTACagtggaggtggcggtggaggaggaggaggggttatGCACATGGCGGCCTCCTCCGCTCCCCAGGCAGGGGgcgtccagcagcagcagcagaagggaGGAGTTAGCAACACGTCACAGTCACCCAGCGCGTCACCATCTCTGGTGCAGAAGCAGCTCCTGCAGATTG ttgcAGCGCTCCAGAACAAAGCAACGCACACGGCCAAGCGTACGGCCAAAGCACTGCTGGACTACTGCAGCACTGGAGATGTGCGCCCCCTCCTGGCCGTGCAGAGGCAGCTGTGCGGGGTGCAGGACGAGAACGGAGACAC GCCGCTGCATCTAGCCATCATCCACCAGCAGCCTGCCGTGGTGCAGCAGCTGCTTCACGCCATCATGACCATCCCCCAGCACAACATCATCAACAGGCTCAACCACCTGggacag TCCCCTCTGCATTTGGCGGTGATAACGCGTCAGCTGAAGGTGATGGAGGTGTTGCTGCGTTTGGGTGCGGACCCCTCTGTGCCGGACCGCGACGGCCGCACCGTGCTGCACCTGGCCGCCCACGCGGGCGATGAGGCCACGCTCCGCCTACTGCTCACGCTCCTGGGCGACAGACACGCCCACCTCGTCAACACCGCCGACTTCTCAG gcctgtaccCTCTGCACATGgcggtgaggagagggggagagcgctGTTTGCGCCTCTTAGTGGAGAATGGGGCGAAGATCAACGCTCAGGAGCAGAAGAGTGGACACACCGCCCTGCACCTCGCCGTCAAGGACAACCTCTTCAAAGTGGCCTGTTCACTCATTACTGAG TTGAAGGCAGATGTGAATGTGTGCACGTTTGGCGGAAACAGCCCTCTTCACCTGGCAGCTAGCCAAGGCTCGCCTCCTCTCTGTTCCATGCTCATAGCCGCAG GTGCTAACAAGGACCTGGAGAACGACGAGCCTCTCTTCTTCAGCTCGTCTTCGTCAgacgaagatgaggaggagaaacatGTGCGGCCGGCAGACAGGGgtcaggaggagagggaagaggaagtggaCATCGGAGGACAGGTGCAGGCCGTTTCCTCCACTCTGGAGCGCGTGCAGATCAACCCACGCAAGAGGCCAGCAGGTGGACACCGGCCGTTCGACCTGGCCAAGTGCCAGAAG gtAAGGAACCTTCTGGAGAGTAGCCACAGCTCCAAGCCTAGTCCTCCTCTCTGGCGCACGACGAAGAGGCCAAAGCAGAGCTCGGAAGAAATCG CAGGGGGCAGTCCTCACATAGACGGCGAGCTGTTGGAGCGTCTGTCTGGCCTCCTCAGCCAGAGCCGGGTGCCCTGGAGAGACCTGGCGGAGAAGCTGGGCATGCTCACTCTGGCCCACCTCTACCAGGAGAGCCCCTCGCCCTGCCACAACCTTCTGGAGAACTACCAG ctgGCAGGGGGTCCGGTTGAAGGCTTGGTGGATGCTCTTCAGGCCTTGGGTCTGAACGAAGGGGTCAGATTGCTGAGACAGTCACAGCTGACAGAAGACAAACAGAGCACCG tgGACACGACGGTGGACAGCGGCTTTGGCAGCCAGGgcatggaggaagaggatggagagcTGCCTGCCATGGCAACCTCCTAA